A genomic region of Arachis hypogaea cultivar Tifrunner chromosome 5, arahy.Tifrunner.gnm2.J5K5, whole genome shotgun sequence contains the following coding sequences:
- the LOC112803552 gene encoding F-box/kelch-repeat protein At3g23880-like, with protein sequence MKETIPFNAQSLGFGKDLTECYWVNGAINGLSCLSSIVSYDMKCKVFNVRLWNPITRLISTASPLLYVERECAYIVKFGLGYDDSTNTYKAVANIINRRQWKNKLRIYSRPGDTCWRTVSTPPDHLVSWEEGQFVSNTFNWLAIRPPGPIDRQRIQQLEYTYDDYVIFSLHVGQETHKLLRMPVDLDDYNREEPKLVLLKDHLCVFHDFEGTHVVVWQLEEFGVEDSWTILMKFSYVFLQIDACSCSFRDYSQFNMSEDGNYLLMYNKCDSILLVYDQRVKEVSKCINLCNNHRWVGVNDYVQSLVSPE encoded by the coding sequence ATGAAGGAGACAATTCCCTTTAATGCACAATCCCTTggttttggaaaagatttaacAGAATGTTACTGGGTCAATGGTGCAATCAACGGACTTTCTTGCCTTTCAAGTATTGTTTCTTACGACATGAAATGTAAAGTATTCAATGTACGACTCTGGAACCCAATTACAAGGTTAATATCTACAGCGTCACCACTTTTATATGTAGAGAGAGAATGTGCATATATTGTTAAGTTTGGATTAGGCTACGACGATTCAACTAACACTTACAAGGCGGTAGCTAACATAATAAATCGTCGACAATGGAAAAATAAGTTGAGAATTTACAGCAGACCGGGTGACACATGCTGGAGAACCGTTTCAACTCCCCCGGATCATCTCGTTTCTTGGGAAGAAGGACAGTTTGTGAGCAACACTTTTAATTGGTTAGCGATTCGTCCACCTGGACCAATTGATCGTCAGAGAATCCAGCAGCTCGAATACACTTATGATGACTACGTGATCTTTTCACTTCATGTAGGGCAAGAAACGCACAAGCTTTTGCGAATGCCTGTTGATCTTGATGACTACAATCGTGAAGAACCAAAGCTCGTACTATTGAAGGATCACCTCTGTGTTTTTCATGATTTTGAAGGGACTCATGTTGTTGTGTGGCAGCTTGAGGAATTTGGAGTTGAAGATTCTTGGACTATATTAATGAAATTTAGTTATGTTTTTCTTCAAATCGACGCATGTAGCTGTTCATTCAGGGATTATTCACAATTTAACATGTCCGAGGACGGTAATTATTTGTTGATGTATAACAAATGTGATAGCATATTACTTGTGTATGATCAAAG